GGGGTTGAGATATCTCCTGATCCCCCTGTAAGAGGCCAGCCTGTTACAATGAGCATTGATGCAAATACTGTAGGTACGATGTGATTTAACATGTTTGTTATGATACTgtgtttcatttcatttttatcatattttaatttctgttaGTGTATCCATTCCATGCAAATGGTGTTGTTTGTTGAATGTTTGCTATCATACTTATTCATTTGTTTATTCTGTTCTCACTACACGGCTTTTGTTACAAGGCCAGATAGCTGAATGAAACTGTTGGTAGTGATTTTTTGTATGCATATATTCTGAATGTAGAAAGTAAGTTTGTTTGGGGATTTGAAGTGATACTATTCAGGTAAAGATGGATGAGATTTTGGTGGAACAATTTTGCCTATTTTCTCTGAATAAAGCATTTCATGATTCAGATAAATTATCAAATGCGAAGCTAGTGATTGGTGTGGTGATTTCCGGAGCATACATACCTATTGAGACTCATGACCTTTGTGAAGTTACGAGTTGCCCTGTTTCCGGTGGTGATTTCGTCATTACTTATTCACCAGTTTTATTTCAAATCTATCCACC
This genomic interval from Vigna radiata var. radiata cultivar VC1973A chromosome 8, Vradiata_ver6, whole genome shotgun sequence contains the following:
- the LOC106771547 gene encoding putative phosphatidylglycerol/phosphatidylinositol transfer protein DDB_G0282179 isoform X1, whose protein sequence is MEILSSKFFFFSTLCLLCAFTNAAEIRYCDENADYEVSVKGVEISPDPPVRGQPVTMSIDANTVAFHDSDKLSNAKLVIGVVISGAYIPIETHDLCEVTSCPVSGGDFVITYSPVLFQIYPPARYTVQMKLLDGNNQLTCFEFDFTLALTWVV
- the LOC106771547 gene encoding putative phosphatidylglycerol/phosphatidylinositol transfer protein DDB_G0282179 isoform X2 — encoded protein: MEILSSKFFFFSTLCLLCAFTNAAEIRYCDENADYEVSVKGVEISPDPPVRGQPVTMSIDANTVDKLSNAKLVIGVVISGAYIPIETHDLCEVTSCPVSGGDFVITYSPVLFQIYPPARYTVQMKLLDGNNQLTCFEFDFTLALTWVV